In Paenibacillus ihbetae, the following are encoded in one genomic region:
- a CDS encoding 3'-5' exonuclease has product MPTYIIFDLEFMVVRKHQHLADIIEIGAIKMTEQEGTLVMTDVFQSYVKPSRQYKLTPETTPFTGITQDQVDQAPSFPEALKAFQEWIGEAPYYLCAWGMDDKYQFIQHCRYHQISLDWLQNYNDLQLAFTRLHQSDHRQRIGLKRALDLLQLPFIGEPHRATDDAYNTAKVFLSIFPNIQLVTNNAAEDQLYVSEMVYSTGSEENHPFSKLAEMLGMAQ; this is encoded by the coding sequence ATGCCAACTTATATCATCTTCGATCTTGAATTCATGGTGGTTCGTAAACATCAGCATCTTGCCGACATTATCGAAATCGGTGCGATTAAAATGACCGAGCAAGAAGGAACTCTGGTCATGACCGATGTGTTTCAATCCTATGTAAAACCTTCGAGACAGTATAAATTAACACCGGAAACGACGCCGTTTACGGGGATTACGCAGGATCAAGTCGATCAAGCACCGTCTTTTCCCGAAGCGCTAAAGGCTTTTCAAGAGTGGATCGGCGAGGCGCCCTATTATTTATGCGCATGGGGAATGGACGATAAATACCAGTTCATCCAGCATTGCCGGTATCATCAGATCTCCTTGGATTGGCTGCAAAATTATAACGATCTTCAGCTGGCGTTTACTCGACTTCACCAATCGGATCATCGACAGAGGATCGGATTGAAACGGGCGCTTGACTTGTTGCAGCTCCCATTCATCGGGGAGCCGCATCGAGCAACCGATGATGCCTATAACACGGCGAAAGTCTTTCTTTCGATCTTCCCTAACATCCAGTTGGTTACGAATAATGCCGCAGAAGATCAGCTGTACGTCTCGGAAATGGTATATTCCACAGGCTCGGAAGAGAATCACCCATTCAGTAAATTGGCGGAAATGCTGGGAATGGCGCAATAG
- a CDS encoding FtsK/SpoIIIE domain-containing protein — protein MYSSARQLLGQWVVRLILRYFEEQKNIHSDKLFIKIAGIDDSAWCDVLQAFRDAEDSLSIYYKPIIRTLNKVQDFETYECQQHETSTWLRNNTPSGSALLIFMNDLSPEAQSLENIFTIDEARLLSPQGLEVLYQLFADIHNCISDELEALKQFLGLYGRIAEPQLRNVLAFLAAVSEDSQVSMVDKIQQNMDQLLLFRDSKLSFRGADGLRRLKQNYQLSRLEREGKTVKKDDLIDNLYSFIEKSTLPQEEHELWEKVHPDTFRQQALGFIHNQSYELLQYEFDIISAALFFKVKKQKINERINDFKSLLEVQENWEPEKDRMITETLEAIDEGRNPDRIQEFIDEFSDELNEQPKLKKDLERIIARQRQLSEYTELSDALLQETIQMLEEYSSEQEDYDLDEIKFVLQLNSSIHESVYKALAFHLLNLDKLTGYIRFDHSSLDYSNSQEKGSDQSFKLQLIVRDKFVSENRFKLSKAFTGALSGIIEQFQETGKIPYVREFYGSDIQLVDVPNKIKDRVSGYVATGDIIVENSASSIYEFIDWFTSQIEQGLKLGLSSMNFTELELKLETLLSQIHQSALLSKHVLQYINCLGVIDRYDCKISDPVGHAQTRVLTLFNPLRLLSYSKRLSRVREELDNWMNEQEVSPSTIDEMKAFLQQKQEETAHLFPRYFVLEGIQDQFLIEQYEQMGEGIFSLNGRNSGEETLVDTFSEEFLHTVKTYLDVYPYARDCLDIVFLYCPHAEYVTNAIDRIFKHYLNVRKVKVIVHCETNGASVHEYLNDWMNQDEQHSERYNSFPRVEIQVIADNSINSMMQTVSQYLLDADIGVLINYFGQTDNIQYKLEKVSVIDSEDWFDTIYKEPLKKDDAVKRVSFVSEKMPRVMQYFYQMQYILHNHEIVKPEEHYLLRNVISITKLSDTKLINYMHDQFNWSLFIDRYLDKSLLRQVSSKAQIIKYKSKAGNNKDFRTILSSSKYIRKLANELADHEYYDRLHQKYTRLLKNENIDSQIIVKATERVKEISGAVVLRAIGPGKFAHEMMAIYLSTQTRTEQQGEMVVWSVCDELPWFQGSVRRPDLVRTAIKQNEGRFIIHFELIELKFISHTIFETERYDAIKQVKAGLELYENRFRFKENKASSSLWLKELIYYLLEYGTYSVEHALLLKELQSISTDCIDVKLSGSIDTFVYTSNLLELSVMEGHTNGYQMERLHNEYTNHIYNRSYILRALGASQEEATPSYEALEELPEYVTSKLGLEELGEVKLTSSTDEQVNFKVPSSHEDNVEENSDVTTLSDSNTKNDLDDVVTNELVKSKDQAAASIEEVVEKCPSVTSTYPEIQALASEVRESSPGVEDMLPLVESYQKKLRYNFNQIGIPIKIVESFIGVSVIRLVLEIPVDKSYSSIENKAKDICLWLQLSSIPLIALRKGRINIDINREEPETVYFEDFMELARMQFPKEKLKGKLIAPIGVGQLRELITLDFSSSNTPHLLIGGTTGSGKSVTINSIILAMMCLYEPSEVQFLFIDPKKVEFMNYENRTHTKQVITEIEEAILVLEQLVEEMEQRYSLFARESVMSIDEYVEFTGAPLPRLVVVFDEFADFMEREKNLSGRVENAILRLGAKARAAGIHLLICTQNPKADIVPTNIRNNLPARLALKAADHHASKIIINEEGAEKLGGKGDFLIKLEMPEIVRAKSPFLMPRVKRALLKYFEKNE, from the coding sequence ATGTATAGTTCTGCAAGACAATTACTTGGTCAGTGGGTTGTTAGGTTGATTTTACGTTATTTTGAGGAACAGAAAAACATTCATAGTGATAAATTGTTTATTAAAATTGCGGGTATTGACGATTCAGCCTGGTGTGATGTGCTACAAGCGTTCCGGGATGCAGAGGATAGCCTTTCAATTTATTATAAACCAATTATTCGCACTTTAAACAAGGTTCAAGACTTCGAGACTTATGAGTGTCAGCAGCATGAGACTAGCACATGGCTTCGTAATAATACACCGTCAGGCAGTGCGCTTCTTATCTTTATGAATGACTTGTCTCCAGAAGCTCAAAGTCTAGAAAATATCTTTACTATTGATGAAGCTAGACTTTTAAGCCCACAAGGTCTAGAAGTGTTATATCAGCTCTTTGCAGATATTCATAATTGTATTAGCGATGAATTGGAGGCGCTGAAACAGTTCCTAGGCTTGTATGGTCGAATTGCTGAACCGCAGTTGCGTAACGTACTTGCATTCCTAGCAGCTGTTTCGGAAGATTCCCAAGTCTCTATGGTTGATAAAATCCAACAAAATATGGATCAGCTCTTGCTATTCCGTGATAGCAAGCTATCCTTTCGTGGAGCAGACGGACTAAGACGTTTGAAACAAAACTATCAGCTATCTAGGCTGGAAAGAGAAGGGAAGACGGTTAAGAAAGACGATTTGATAGACAATTTGTATTCATTTATCGAAAAATCGACTTTACCGCAAGAGGAACATGAGCTTTGGGAGAAGGTACATCCCGACACATTCCGACAGCAAGCTTTGGGATTTATCCATAATCAATCCTACGAGCTCCTACAATATGAGTTTGATATTATTTCTGCCGCTTTGTTCTTTAAAGTAAAAAAGCAGAAGATTAATGAAAGAATCAACGATTTTAAGTCTTTACTTGAAGTGCAAGAAAATTGGGAGCCTGAGAAAGACCGGATGATAACGGAAACATTAGAAGCTATTGATGAGGGTCGTAATCCAGATAGAATTCAAGAATTTATCGATGAGTTCTCGGATGAGCTGAATGAACAACCAAAGTTAAAGAAAGATTTGGAGCGAATTATAGCTCGCCAGCGCCAACTTTCCGAGTACACAGAGCTTAGTGATGCTCTACTTCAGGAAACAATTCAGATGTTGGAAGAATACTCATCAGAACAAGAAGATTACGATTTAGACGAAATAAAGTTTGTCCTTCAGTTGAATTCTTCCATTCATGAATCCGTCTATAAGGCATTGGCCTTCCATCTTCTTAATCTGGATAAATTAACAGGATATATTAGGTTCGACCATTCGTCGCTAGACTATTCTAACTCGCAAGAAAAGGGAAGCGATCAGTCATTCAAATTGCAATTGATTGTTAGGGACAAATTCGTTTCAGAAAACCGTTTTAAATTGAGTAAAGCGTTCACAGGGGCGCTTTCAGGAATAATTGAACAATTTCAAGAAACCGGAAAAATACCTTACGTTCGAGAATTTTATGGTTCGGATATACAACTAGTAGATGTGCCGAATAAGATCAAGGATCGAGTCAGTGGCTATGTGGCAACGGGCGATATTATTGTTGAAAACTCAGCTTCAAGTATTTATGAGTTTATTGATTGGTTTACCTCTCAGATTGAGCAAGGTTTGAAATTAGGTTTAAGTAGTATGAATTTTACAGAGTTAGAATTGAAACTGGAAACGCTACTAAGCCAAATTCATCAATCTGCGCTCCTTTCGAAGCATGTATTGCAATATATAAATTGTTTAGGGGTTATAGACCGTTACGATTGTAAAATAAGTGATCCAGTCGGTCATGCTCAAACCCGTGTACTAACTCTATTTAATCCACTGAGGCTTCTAAGTTATTCTAAGCGTCTATCGCGTGTTCGTGAAGAGCTAGACAATTGGATGAATGAGCAGGAGGTATCCCCTTCAACTATTGATGAAATGAAAGCTTTTTTACAGCAGAAACAAGAGGAAACAGCCCATCTATTCCCTCGTTATTTCGTGCTTGAAGGTATTCAAGACCAATTTCTAATTGAACAATATGAGCAGATGGGTGAGGGAATATTTTCATTAAACGGTAGGAATAGCGGAGAGGAAACTCTTGTAGATACGTTCAGCGAAGAATTTCTTCACACAGTTAAAACGTATTTGGATGTTTATCCTTATGCCCGAGATTGTTTAGATATAGTCTTCCTATATTGTCCGCATGCAGAGTATGTTACTAACGCTATTGACCGTATTTTTAAACATTATTTGAACGTGCGTAAAGTTAAGGTAATTGTTCATTGTGAAACAAATGGTGCGTCTGTGCACGAATATTTGAATGATTGGATGAACCAGGATGAACAACATTCCGAACGTTATAACAGTTTTCCTAGGGTTGAGATTCAGGTAATCGCAGATAATTCTATTAACTCGATGATGCAAACTGTATCCCAATATTTGCTTGATGCAGATATCGGGGTATTAATTAATTATTTTGGTCAGACAGATAATATTCAGTACAAGCTTGAAAAGGTGTCGGTGATAGATTCGGAAGATTGGTTCGATACCATCTACAAAGAGCCGCTTAAGAAAGATGATGCAGTGAAACGTGTAAGCTTTGTGAGCGAGAAAATGCCAAGAGTAATGCAGTATTTCTACCAAATGCAGTATATCTTGCATAACCATGAGATTGTAAAGCCTGAAGAACATTACTTACTGCGTAATGTAATTTCGATCACGAAGCTGTCTGATACTAAACTAATCAATTATATGCATGATCAGTTTAATTGGTCTCTCTTTATTGATCGGTACTTAGATAAATCTTTGTTAAGACAGGTTTCCTCAAAGGCACAGATTATAAAATATAAATCAAAAGCAGGAAATAATAAGGATTTTAGGACAATACTGTCCTCGTCAAAGTACATTCGGAAACTCGCAAACGAACTTGCTGATCATGAATACTATGATAGATTACATCAGAAGTACACACGGTTACTAAAAAATGAAAATATTGATTCTCAAATAATTGTGAAGGCCACTGAGCGAGTTAAAGAAATTTCAGGGGCCGTTGTACTTAGAGCAATAGGTCCAGGGAAGTTTGCCCATGAAATGATGGCAATTTACTTATCGACGCAAACTCGAACAGAACAGCAAGGAGAGATGGTTGTTTGGTCTGTTTGCGACGAATTGCCTTGGTTCCAAGGATCAGTTCGGAGGCCCGATCTCGTTCGTACGGCGATCAAGCAAAACGAAGGAAGATTTATTATTCATTTTGAATTAATAGAGCTAAAATTTATTTCGCATACAATATTTGAAACAGAGAGATATGACGCTATAAAACAAGTGAAGGCGGGTCTTGAATTATACGAGAATCGTTTCCGATTTAAAGAAAATAAGGCGAGTTCCTCGTTGTGGCTTAAAGAATTGATTTATTATCTACTAGAGTATGGCACCTATTCCGTAGAGCATGCTTTGCTTTTGAAGGAGTTACAATCGATATCAACAGACTGCATCGATGTGAAGCTTTCCGGCTCTATTGATACGTTTGTTTATACATCTAATTTGCTTGAACTTAGTGTTATGGAAGGACATACTAATGGTTACCAAATGGAACGGCTTCATAATGAGTACACAAACCACATCTATAACAGATCTTATATTCTGAGAGCATTGGGTGCTTCCCAAGAAGAAGCTACACCTTCCTATGAAGCATTAGAAGAGCTTCCGGAATATGTTACGAGTAAGTTGGGACTTGAGGAACTTGGAGAAGTTAAATTAACCTCCTCTACCGATGAACAGGTGAATTTCAAGGTTCCAAGTTCCCATGAGGATAATGTTGAAGAGAACTCTGATGTCACGACCTTAAGTGATTCAAATACAAAAAACGATTTGGACGACGTAGTGACAAATGAACTTGTGAAGAGTAAGGATCAGGCAGCTGCTTCTATTGAAGAGGTAGTCGAAAAGTGTCCGAGTGTTACGAGTACTTATCCCGAAATTCAGGCACTGGCTTCTGAAGTTAGAGAGAGTTCGCCCGGCGTAGAAGATATGCTGCCGCTTGTGGAAAGCTATCAGAAGAAACTGCGCTATAATTTTAATCAGATTGGTATCCCGATTAAAATTGTTGAGTCGTTTATTGGCGTTAGCGTAATTCGCCTTGTCTTGGAGATTCCGGTAGATAAGTCATATAGCAGTATTGAAAACAAAGCTAAAGACATTTGTCTATGGTTGCAACTATCATCTATTCCGTTAATCGCTTTGCGTAAAGGCAGGATTAATATCGATATTAACAGGGAAGAGCCAGAAACAGTTTATTTCGAAGACTTCATGGAGCTCGCTAGGATGCAGTTTCCGAAAGAAAAACTAAAGGGGAAGCTCATAGCGCCGATAGGTGTTGGCCAGCTACGCGAATTGATCACTTTGGATTTCTCAAGTTCCAATACGCCGCATCTTTTGATCGGAGGAACAACAGGAAGCGGTAAAAGTGTGACAATAAATTCAATTATTTTGGCTATGATGTGTCTCTATGAGCCATCAGAGGTGCAATTCCTGTTCATTGATCCAAAGAAAGTTGAGTTTATGAATTACGAAAATCGTACTCATACCAAGCAGGTTATTACTGAAATTGAGGAAGCAATACTCGTATTAGAACAGTTGGTAGAGGAGATGGAGCAGCGCTATTCATTGTTTGCACGTGAGAGTGTAATGAGCATTGACGAATACGTAGAGTTTACCGGAGCACCACTACCACGGCTCGTTGTCGTGTTCGATGAGTTCGCTGATTTTATGGAGCGGGAGAAAAATTTGAGCGGAAGAGTCGAGAATGCCATTCTGAGACTTGGAGCAAAAGCGCGGGCTGCTGGAATCCATTTACTCATTTGCACACAGAATCCAAAGGCGGATATAGTGCCAACGAATATTCGAAACAACCTGCCGGCTCGATTGGCTTTGAAGGCGGCAGACCACCATGCTTCTAAAATTATTATTAATGAGGAAGGTGCCGAAAAACTTGGAGGTAAAGGGGATTTCCTGATAAAACTAGAAATGCCGGAAATTGTTAGGGCCAAGAGTCCATTCTTAATGCCTCGTGTTAAACGTGCGCTCCTAAAGTACTTTGAGAAGAATGAATAG
- a CDS encoding DUF4007 family protein: protein MKFGHHQSFYLRVNWLSKAMKMTQNDARFFFDEFAFEKIGLGKNMVKSLRYWVVATNVMEEEKNEQRQSIHRLTPFGKLLSKYDRFTRFPLTAAVLHVNLAFNKELSPTWYWYFNEFNQRAASNEDLLTALNDWASIHLNRRVSIHTLKRDIDCLKQMYTARTQNDDDPEDVVASPLSGLDLLYESRDQFIKRTPNLSQLDLDALYFTLLRYCELHQVNSVTLEEVLVKPLLWGKLFHLSSNQILEVMQTLQANSDFPVNLVRTNQLNILNIDPQDPYAFLEKAYERKAGF from the coding sequence ATGAAATTCGGACATCATCAAAGTTTTTACTTGCGGGTGAATTGGCTCTCTAAAGCTATGAAGATGACACAGAACGATGCTAGGTTTTTCTTTGATGAATTCGCCTTCGAAAAAATCGGGCTCGGCAAAAATATGGTCAAATCACTTCGGTATTGGGTTGTGGCTACAAACGTAATGGAAGAAGAAAAAAATGAACAGCGTCAATCGATTCATCGATTGACGCCGTTTGGTAAACTGCTATCGAAATATGACCGTTTCACCCGTTTTCCGCTGACAGCGGCAGTGCTCCATGTTAATTTAGCATTTAACAAAGAATTATCTCCAACTTGGTATTGGTACTTTAACGAATTCAATCAGCGTGCTGCTTCTAATGAAGATTTGCTTACTGCTTTGAACGATTGGGCTTCGATTCATCTCAATCGGCGTGTATCTATCCACACTCTAAAGAGGGATATCGATTGTTTAAAGCAAATGTATACTGCTCGAACTCAAAACGATGATGATCCTGAGGACGTTGTGGCCAGCCCCTTATCGGGTTTAGATTTGCTTTATGAATCAAGAGACCAATTTATCAAACGTACCCCTAACCTGTCACAGCTTGACTTGGATGCATTGTATTTTACACTGCTTCGCTACTGTGAGCTTCATCAAGTGAACAGTGTAACCTTGGAAGAGGTCCTAGTCAAACCTTTACTGTGGGGAAAATTGTTCCATTTGTCATCTAATCAGATTTTAGAGGTAATGCAGACCCTTCAAGCCAATTCAGATTTTCCTGTAAATCTTGTTAGAACTAATCAACTAAACATTTTAAACATTGATCCACAAGATCCATACGCCTTCTTGGAAAAGGCTTATGAACGGAAGGCGGGCTTTTGA
- a CDS encoding phosphoadenosine phosphosulfate reductase family protein, producing the protein MERKPVHVAMYSGGASSAYVAHHMVQTYGRENSILFFTNTLWEHEDNYRFMHEVADYLGMEITYRTDGRTPEQVFYDYRFMGNSRLAKCSEELKVRQTVIFLEELRSEHGLEPILYFGIGRHEQHRAENLKEFYAHVPLEPVETRFPLISTFREEIDAKRIIEEKWGIRLPVMYELGFSHANCGGRCVRGGLQHYAQLYRIWPDVYREQEEMEEEFRRHFDKNVSILKRNGGPYTLREYRETLEREGVESYLSREDDTVPCVCTI; encoded by the coding sequence ATGGAACGCAAACCGGTTCATGTTGCTATGTATAGTGGTGGTGCATCTTCCGCTTATGTCGCGCATCATATGGTGCAGACGTATGGTAGAGAGAACAGTATTTTATTTTTTACAAACACGCTATGGGAGCATGAGGACAATTATCGATTCATGCATGAAGTAGCAGACTATTTAGGAATGGAAATTACATATCGTACAGACGGAAGAACACCTGAACAGGTCTTTTACGATTACAGATTCATGGGCAATTCGCGACTTGCGAAATGTTCTGAAGAATTAAAAGTTAGGCAAACAGTTATATTTCTTGAAGAATTAAGAAGCGAACACGGGCTCGAACCAATATTATATTTTGGTATTGGGAGACATGAACAGCATCGTGCAGAAAATTTGAAAGAGTTCTATGCACATGTTCCACTTGAGCCAGTAGAAACAAGATTTCCTTTAATTTCCACATTTCGTGAAGAAATTGACGCAAAGCGTATTATAGAAGAAAAGTGGGGTATTCGGCTACCGGTCATGTATGAGCTTGGATTTTCGCATGCCAATTGCGGAGGACGGTGTGTCAGGGGAGGGTTACAACATTATGCACAATTGTACCGCATTTGGCCAGACGTTTATCGGGAGCAGGAAGAAATGGAAGAAGAGTTCAGACGGCATTTTGATAAAAATGTTTCAATTTTGAAACGTAATGGGGGGCCATATACACTAAGGGAATACCGTGAAACATTGGAAAGGGAGGGCGTTGAGTCCTATCTTAGCCGAGAGGACGATACGGTTCCTTGCGTTTGCACGATATAG
- a CDS encoding helix-turn-helix transcriptional regulator, producing MSDKLFRWFKIIYAIQARPGISAKELAERCEAEERTIYRDLRSLDLVAPITNEGYGKGYTFAGDFAMFPFNWTQQEALVFSMLPSFVDQSNMPPGFDTAYDKVMASHFRQKKRDREILKHVTDIIQMGSPAYREDAPNYLYQVIQAIVEEKTITVVYHTQSRNQQTKREIDPYYLVPRDQRFYLIGYCHQAKDIRTFRLSRFRSMEMTSRTFERGDFNLKNYMKNTWSIERGEEQIHFKVKFSPDVARYIKEEEMFVRPRMKDLPDGSLLFEVTLNHDREFMNWVSQYGPDAEILAPVSYRERMKERLERWRKLYEGK from the coding sequence ATGTCCGATAAGTTGTTCAGATGGTTCAAAATTATTTATGCCATCCAAGCAAGGCCGGGGATCAGCGCTAAGGAATTGGCGGAACGATGTGAAGCCGAGGAAAGAACGATTTACCGGGATTTACGTTCACTAGACCTCGTAGCGCCGATTACCAACGAAGGGTACGGTAAAGGCTACACGTTCGCCGGGGATTTTGCTATGTTTCCATTCAATTGGACGCAGCAGGAGGCGTTGGTCTTCTCCATGCTCCCTTCCTTTGTCGATCAGAGCAATATGCCGCCGGGATTCGACACAGCGTATGACAAGGTTATGGCTTCTCACTTTCGGCAGAAGAAGCGGGATCGGGAAATCCTGAAACATGTCACGGATATTATCCAGATGGGTTCTCCTGCTTATCGGGAGGATGCGCCCAACTATTTATATCAAGTCATTCAGGCCATCGTGGAAGAAAAGACGATCACCGTTGTATATCATACGCAGAGCCGGAACCAACAAACGAAACGGGAGATCGATCCGTACTACCTCGTCCCGAGGGATCAACGATTCTATCTGATCGGGTATTGCCATCAGGCGAAGGATATTCGGACCTTCCGTCTGAGCCGTTTCCGCTCTATGGAGATGACCAGCCGCACTTTCGAGCGCGGGGACTTTAACCTGAAGAATTATATGAAGAACACCTGGTCGATTGAACGCGGCGAGGAACAAATCCATTTCAAAGTGAAATTCTCGCCGGATGTCGCCCGTTACATCAAGGAAGAGGAGATGTTCGTGAGACCAAGGATGAAGGACCTTCCGGACGGCAGTTTGTTGTTCGAGGTTACCCTGAATCACGACCGGGAGTTTATGAACTGGGTAAGTCAGTACGGGCCGGATGCTGAAATTCTGGCCCCGGTATCTTACCGGGAACGAATGAAGGAACGGCTTGAACGATGGCGCAAGCTGTATGAGGGGAAATAA